ATCTTTTTTCAATATTTTGTCAATCATCTCATTTACTTCCTCAACTGTAACATTGGATTTAGGCATACTCAGCCCTCCAAGAAGTGCTACAACATCTGCTTGAGGATCAGCTGGTTCAGATAACTGCATTCCCTGTGGGGTAAGTTCCATCTTTTTGGCGCTTTCTATGTCAGTTAATGTAACAAAAACTGATTCTTTATCTCTCACAACATATGCAAAAAGTTCTGCAAATGGAGTACATACTCCGGGAGTTCCTGCAAATGTTATTTTCTCTGCATCACCTACTGCATCTTTAAATGCTAGAAGGTTTCCATTTATTCCCTTAAATTCATTAATTTTTTTCATAATATCCCTCATTTTTTTAATGGATCGTTAGTTAATGCATATAAATAAACCAATGAATATAACGGCTAATTTTGTATATTATCAATTATTTCTATCTAATTAGGGAATTGCTTTGGAAGTTACAATTCCCTAAATAAGAATTATTCTTTTTTTAACATCTTATTCTTTTCTTTAGCTGTCAAATCGTCCACGATTTCTTCAGGGAGCCCTGTTTTAAGGATTTTGCCTCCTCTCATAAGGGATGCATTATCACATACGTCCAGTACAAAGTCCATATCATGCGATATTATAATGAAAGTTTGATTAAGCTCTTCACGTGCTTTTCTTATAGAATCTGTGACCTGTACTCTGGTTATTGGATCCATGGTACCTGTTGGTTCGTCAAGGATTATAACGCGAGGTTCTTTTATTAAAACTTGAGCCAGGGCAACTCTGTGACGCTCACCACCACTTAATTCATCGGGAGCTTTATCTAATAATTGTGAAGCATATTTTTCGTCAAATCCTACAGCTTTAAGAACGTATATTGCTTTCATTTTTGCAAATTCTGCAGGTAAGTCTAAACTTATTGCTTCGGTGAGATTGCCTAAAACAGTTCTATGTGGATAAAGGCTGTATTCTTGATGGAGTATTCCCATGTAAGGTTTTACTCTGCCTCTGAATAATGGGCCTGGTTTGGTCATGTCGATCCAATCATCTCCAAGTTTCATCTCTATTTTACCTGAACTAGGCTCTGTTAGTCCGTAAATTATTCTGGAAAGCGTAGTTTTACCTGCACCACTTAAACCAACAATACCAAAGATTTCACCTTCATTAACATTGAGACTTACTCCATCTACAGCTTTTACAACTCCTCTTTCAATGGAATAATAATGTTTTTTAATATTTTCCAGTTCAAGTATAGGTTCTCCTGTATCTGGTGTTTCTATTTTCTCAGGCAGTGGAACGCTGTCTAAAAATGTTTGTACAACTGTTTCAGGATCTCCTTCATGGATTATTTCACCATTTTCAAGCCATATTACATAATCAGAAAGTGTTCTCATAACTTCTGGCCAGTGGGAAGTTATAACCATGGTGGTGCCCTTATTTTTAACACCTTCGAGTAAAGTTTGATGTAACAGTTCTGCTGTTTGTGGATCTAATGTACCTGTGGGCTCATCTGCAAGAAAAACCATAGGTTCTTTACCCATCTGCCTTGCAAGTACTACTCTCTGTTTTTCCCCACCACTCAAATCCCTTGCAATATGTGTTATCCTGTGTGTCATATGGGTCATTTCAATAAGGTCTATAGCCATATACATCTTATCTTCTTCATCACGACCTTCAATGGATTTTATAACATTGTCTATTACGGTATCATCTTCATAGAGTGCAAATGACCTTTGCAGCATTATGGATATTCTGCGCCTTAAGCTTGCAAAGATTTTTCTATCACAGTTCCAGAAGTCCACGCGTTGTGTTTCAAATTTTCCTCCGCATTTGCATGTTTTGTTTTCCATTGAGGGTGGTTCAACTCTCAAGCAGTCTGGACAAATCGCAACAGTGTAAATTATCTGGCCCTCATCTGGCTTGTATTCCTTCATTCCACGAAGCATGTTTATTAAAACGGATTTTCCTGATCCGCTTCTTCCAAGGATACCCAGAACTGTTCCTTCGTCTACAGTCATGTTAATGTTTTTTAAGACGTCTACGTCATTGAATCTTTTTGAAACGTTTTTTATT
This window of the Methanobacterium veterum genome carries:
- a CDS encoding DUF2124 domain-containing protein, encoding MKKINEFKGINGNLLAFKDAVGDAEKITFAGTPGVCTPFAELFAYVVRDKESVFVTLTDIESAKKMELTPQGMQLSEPADPQADVVALLGGLSMPKSNVTVEEVNEMIDKILKKDGKVIGLCYMDMFKEAGWLDKINFDCIINGILTGYVLK
- the atwA gene encoding methyl coenzyme M reductase system, component A2; this encodes MPFIEIKNVSKRFNDVDVLKNINMTVDEGTVLGILGRSGSGKSVLINMLRGMKEYKPDEGQIIYTVAICPDCLRVEPPSMENKTCKCGGKFETQRVDFWNCDRKIFASLRRRISIMLQRSFALYEDDTVIDNVIKSIEGRDEEDKMYMAIDLIEMTHMTHRITHIARDLSGGEKQRVVLARQMGKEPMVFLADEPTGTLDPQTAELLHQTLLEGVKNKGTTMVITSHWPEVMRTLSDYVIWLENGEIIHEGDPETVVQTFLDSVPLPEKIETPDTGEPILELENIKKHYYSIERGVVKAVDGVSLNVNEGEIFGIVGLSGAGKTTLSRIIYGLTEPSSGKIEMKLGDDWIDMTKPGPLFRGRVKPYMGILHQEYSLYPHRTVLGNLTEAISLDLPAEFAKMKAIYVLKAVGFDEKYASQLLDKAPDELSGGERHRVALAQVLIKEPRVIILDEPTGTMDPITRVQVTDSIRKAREELNQTFIIISHDMDFVLDVCDNASLMRGGKILKTGLPEEIVDDLTAKEKNKMLKKE